From Streptomyces sp. NBC_00370, a single genomic window includes:
- the hypB gene encoding hydrogenase nickel incorporation protein HypB codes for MCGTCGCDESGGGVGTRIAVAHEHPHTHDHPHPHGPGTVTLEQRVLAKNDDLAGRNRAWLAERGSVAVNMMSSPGAGKTTLLERTVAELAGSRPVAVVEGDQETMLDADRIKRAGCAVVQVNTGAGCHLDAGMMRGALDALSPGRDSLILVENVGNLVCPALFDLGERSKVVIISVTEGTDKPLKYPYMFAAADLVIINKIDLLPYVDFDVDRCVAYARSVNPDVRVLTVSATTGEGMDRWYAWVAEQY; via the coding sequence ATCCCCACACCCACGACCACCCCCATCCACACGGACCCGGGACCGTCACCCTGGAGCAGCGGGTCCTCGCGAAGAACGACGACCTGGCGGGGCGCAACAGGGCCTGGCTGGCGGAGCGGGGCAGCGTGGCCGTCAACATGATGAGTTCGCCGGGCGCGGGCAAGACCACGCTGCTGGAGCGGACCGTGGCCGAGCTCGCGGGCAGCCGGCCGGTCGCGGTCGTGGAGGGCGACCAGGAGACGATGCTCGACGCCGACCGCATCAAGCGGGCCGGCTGCGCGGTGGTCCAGGTCAACACCGGCGCCGGCTGCCATCTGGACGCCGGGATGATGCGCGGGGCGCTCGACGCGCTGTCGCCCGGGCGGGACTCGCTGATCCTGGTCGAGAACGTCGGCAACCTGGTCTGCCCGGCCCTCTTCGACCTCGGCGAACGCAGCAAGGTCGTGATCATCTCGGTCACCGAGGGCACGGACAAGCCGCTGAAGTACCCGTACATGTTCGCCGCGGCCGATCTCGTCATCATCAACAAGATCGACCTGCTGCCGTACGTCGACTTCGACGTCGACCGCTGCGTCGCGTACGCCCGGTCGGTCAACCCCGACGTACGCGTGCTGACGGTGTCCGCGACCACCGGCGAGGGCATGGACCGCTGGTACGCCTGGGTGGCCGAGCAGTACTGA
- a CDS encoding Dps family protein — protein MKQNGQHNGQSKSTPGSQPWLHQQSGVIQEFGTVKQFPVGLSYDARMYSCQRLAQVLADTQMLYSLYKKHHWLMRGATFYQLHLLLDKHASEQLELVDTIAERMQTLGGVSVGDPRHAAEITSVPRPPDGVEEVPAMLSRLLEAHEIILTDAHDAAARTQDLGDDGTNDLLVSQVIRTGELQCWFLAEHLVDTPLVRV, from the coding sequence ATGAAACAGAACGGCCAGCACAACGGCCAGTCGAAGTCCACTCCGGGCAGTCAGCCCTGGCTCCATCAGCAAAGTGGTGTCATTCAGGAATTCGGCACCGTCAAGCAATTCCCCGTCGGGCTCTCCTACGACGCGCGGATGTATTCCTGTCAGCGCCTCGCCCAGGTGCTGGCCGACACGCAGATGCTGTACAGCCTTTACAAGAAGCACCACTGGCTCATGCGGGGCGCGACTTTCTACCAGCTCCATCTGCTGCTCGACAAGCACGCGAGCGAGCAGCTCGAACTGGTCGACACCATCGCCGAGCGCATGCAGACGCTGGGCGGTGTCTCGGTCGGCGACCCGCGGCACGCGGCGGAGATCACGTCGGTGCCGCGACCGCCGGACGGTGTCGAGGAGGTGCCGGCCATGCTCTCGCGGCTGCTGGAGGCCCACGAGATCATCCTCACCGACGCGCACGACGCGGCGGCGCGCACCCAGGACCTCGGTGACGACGGCACCAACGACCTGCTGGTCTCGCAGGTCATCAGGACCGGCGAGCTGCAGTGCTGGTTCCTGGCCGAGCACCTGGTCGACACGCCTCTCGTCCGCGTCTGA
- a CDS encoding phospholipase C, with protein MHSADALTRQDRRRAVRAAALTAAVALVAFGTGAAPAFADAGQHNAGQHKPKDNSAKTATPIKHVVVLFDENESFDHYFATYPKAANTDGTPFAASSRTPKVNNLANAKLLTKNPNQYAPKRLTPAQALTCSQNHNYSPEQLAYDNGKSDKFVQNTETDTCSGGLFGEPGLVMDYYDGNTVTGLWNYAQHYTLNDNSHSSTYGPSTPGALNLISGQTHGVISMDPASGTEHPKQTATPSSSVMVSPDKKGVGTVVADPDPAYDDCSDSNHTATTPLAALTGKNVGDLLNAKNVTWGWFQGGFRPSTAWDGTKGTYAKCATAHANLGGASVVDYSPHHSPFEYYKSTSNPHHLAPANVDEIGHDGRANHNYDLTDFDAALAAQQLPAVSFLKAPAYQDAHPGNSDPIDEQHFLVSEINAIQKSPEWKSTAVIVAYDDSDGWYDHAAPPVLNGSKDTTKGSNGLPTDSKACRTGPEARSGYQDRCGPGPRQPLLVISPYSKTNHVDHTLTEQTSVTSFIESNWKTGRVGDGSFDTRGGTLLNAFDFHRPNNVEVLLSKNGAVSKITSIPKHPAKPVKRKIAGPAGGNLDTAGLASSSSSAPALIPTAIGAALLAAIGGGTLLHRRRRTTT; from the coding sequence ATGCACAGTGCAGACGCCCTGACACGGCAGGACCGCCGGCGAGCGGTACGGGCCGCGGCGCTCACCGCGGCGGTGGCTCTCGTCGCGTTCGGCACCGGGGCCGCCCCCGCCTTCGCCGACGCCGGACAGCACAACGCCGGTCAGCACAAGCCCAAGGACAACAGCGCGAAGACGGCCACACCGATCAAGCACGTGGTGGTCCTCTTCGACGAGAACGAGTCCTTCGACCACTACTTCGCGACGTACCCGAAGGCGGCGAACACCGACGGGACGCCGTTCGCCGCCTCGTCGAGGACGCCCAAGGTGAACAACCTGGCGAATGCGAAGCTGCTGACGAAGAACCCCAACCAGTACGCGCCGAAGCGGCTGACCCCGGCGCAGGCGCTGACCTGCTCGCAGAACCACAACTACAGCCCCGAGCAGCTCGCCTACGACAACGGCAAGTCCGACAAGTTCGTGCAGAACACGGAGACCGACACGTGTTCCGGCGGGCTGTTCGGCGAGCCGGGTCTGGTCATGGACTACTACGACGGGAACACCGTCACTGGGCTGTGGAACTACGCCCAGCACTACACGCTCAACGACAACTCGCACAGCTCCACCTACGGCCCCTCGACGCCCGGCGCGCTCAACCTGATCTCGGGTCAGACGCACGGCGTGATCTCCATGGACCCCGCTTCGGGCACGGAGCACCCGAAGCAGACGGCGACGCCCAGCTCGTCGGTCATGGTCTCGCCGGACAAGAAGGGCGTGGGCACGGTCGTCGCCGACCCCGACCCGGCGTACGACGACTGCTCGGACAGCAACCACACGGCGACCACGCCGCTCGCCGCGCTCACGGGCAAGAACGTGGGCGACCTGCTCAACGCGAAGAACGTGACCTGGGGCTGGTTCCAGGGCGGCTTCCGGCCGAGCACGGCCTGGGACGGCACGAAGGGCACGTACGCCAAGTGCGCGACCGCCCACGCCAACCTCGGCGGGGCTTCGGTCGTCGACTACAGCCCGCACCACTCGCCGTTCGAGTACTACAAGTCGACCTCGAACCCGCACCACCTGGCGCCGGCGAACGTGGACGAGATCGGCCACGACGGCCGGGCCAACCACAACTACGACCTGACGGACTTCGACGCGGCGCTCGCCGCGCAGCAGCTGCCGGCCGTCAGCTTCCTCAAGGCGCCCGCCTACCAGGACGCCCACCCGGGCAACTCGGACCCGATCGACGAGCAGCACTTCCTGGTCTCGGAGATCAACGCCATCCAGAAATCCCCGGAGTGGAAGTCGACCGCGGTCATCGTCGCGTACGACGACTCGGACGGCTGGTACGACCACGCGGCGCCGCCGGTGCTCAACGGGTCGAAGGACACCACCAAGGGCTCCAACGGACTGCCCACCGACAGCAAGGCCTGCCGGACAGGACCCGAGGCGCGGTCCGGGTACCAGGACCGCTGCGGCCCCGGCCCCCGCCAGCCGCTGCTGGTGATCTCGCCGTACTCGAAGACCAACCACGTCGACCACACGCTCACCGAGCAGACGTCGGTCACGTCGTTCATCGAGTCCAACTGGAAGACCGGACGGGTGGGTGACGGATCCTTCGACACCCGGGGCGGCACGCTGCTCAACGCGTTCGACTTCCACCGCCCGAACAACGTCGAGGTGCTGCTGAGCAAGAACGGCGCGGTCTCGAAGATCACGTCGATCCCGAAGCACCCGGCGAAGCCGGTGAAGCGGAAGATCGCCGGCCCGGCCGGCGGAAACCTGGACACCGCGGGCCTCGCGTCGTCCAGCTCCTCCGCGCCGGCACTGATCCCGACGGCGATCGGAGCGGCCCTGCTGGCCGCGATCGGCGGCGGCACCCTGCTGCACCGCAGGCGCCGCACCACCACCTGA
- a CDS encoding restriction endonuclease, giving the protein MEANASHQDEVIARPTAHYARADITPAQFEQFVVELLRSMHPAGVDLQVALHETVHGMDGDYDMDTTVRYELLGMDFLVLVEAKHHTHPIKRELVQVLHHKLTSVGAHKALMVSTAPYQKGALVFAQAHGIALMTVTEGRYTFETKSTDTAPVMTRQEARDRFGVPSFVAHLYTPGQDAGSTRVQLVTPDDPAPLHEWLQ; this is encoded by the coding sequence GTGGAAGCGAACGCGTCACATCAGGATGAGGTCATCGCACGGCCCACGGCACACTACGCTCGAGCCGACATAACGCCTGCACAGTTCGAGCAGTTCGTCGTAGAGCTGCTGCGGTCCATGCACCCTGCCGGAGTCGATCTCCAGGTGGCACTGCACGAGACGGTCCACGGCATGGACGGCGACTACGACATGGACACCACCGTGCGCTACGAGCTCCTGGGCATGGATTTCCTGGTTCTAGTTGAAGCCAAGCACCACACCCATCCGATCAAGCGTGAACTGGTCCAGGTTCTGCATCACAAGCTCACGAGCGTGGGGGCGCATAAGGCGCTGATGGTGTCCACCGCTCCCTACCAGAAAGGCGCTCTGGTCTTTGCGCAAGCCCACGGCATCGCGCTGATGACCGTCACGGAGGGCCGCTACACCTTCGAGACCAAGTCCACCGACACGGCGCCCGTCATGACGCGCCAGGAGGCCCGGGACCGCTTCGGTGTCCCTTCCTTCGTCGCCCATCTGTACACGCCGGGACAAGACGCCGGCTCGACCCGCGTCCAGCTGGTCACCCCCGATGACCCGGCCCCCTTGCACGAGTGGCTGCAGTAA
- a CDS encoding AAA family ATPase: MITTDRLAGRDSLSMKIHSIAAEDFLSFASLALPLRSGTTIVTGPNGAGKSNLASAVALPLLVLERGRRGADADPLEVFQQAGRHGVDAYVVSLDIELDQAWEEDLVRCFVEAAVASAALEDISPSDPSPRAAVLSLFTELGVAADSVRSLLRGTLVVAYNARQPAHWWAAWNFRHSNEDFQFLLEGPGRNRLQRGHILPWMDGLVNPFRATVPPLGHVPDADRTGGVAVLRSFLREGMSERAGKPQPSAIDFSRMLDSLDQTVSFVMQVQPLTNGNARQPVSLGMLARALGYEHQQPNVRFEFRSVLAEVLRRGVVLTDNRRLPLVRHFPLAALGAPVDLRDGSGVAAELFRLKNGDRNQQQRFEQAREIFTGITGLSLHLRSVPADDSTLSIDILVGEDRQARIAQFAGAGIQEALLLAALLAGEPGQVVVLDEPAVNLHPTMQRRLARRLADVHGIVITHSPDLIMCSSINDLDRVVRLTPHLDGTRVATLSAHNKGRLGEWLQNLLLTDVRALLFASAVILCEGSTELGALGRWWQDGAAGLDDPQGANISLIDVSGDNNFGGYVNYLEAFQIPWAAVADGPAFVPTSGLSKQLAKLGLAPSDRRPDDDEVFQAWLEYWNRVGVFTVADTFGRDPDKSGEFEAFLVRLDETLLEQTRATHRTSKPRIGAAFAAAHPDIPDEIAGLYQQIRDHLASRTGAPRAQ; this comes from the coding sequence ATGATCACTACCGACCGACTGGCGGGGCGCGACTCTCTTTCCATGAAGATTCACTCGATTGCTGCCGAGGATTTTCTCTCCTTCGCCTCTCTTGCCTTGCCGCTGCGGTCGGGGACGACCATCGTGACTGGACCGAATGGTGCCGGAAAGTCGAACCTGGCGTCCGCTGTGGCGCTACCTCTGCTTGTTCTGGAGCGCGGGCGGCGTGGCGCAGACGCAGACCCGCTGGAGGTGTTTCAGCAGGCGGGTCGACACGGGGTCGACGCATACGTCGTCAGTCTGGACATCGAGCTCGACCAGGCCTGGGAGGAAGACCTGGTGCGGTGCTTCGTCGAAGCGGCCGTCGCTTCCGCTGCGCTTGAGGACATTTCCCCGAGCGATCCAAGCCCGCGGGCGGCCGTCCTGTCGCTCTTCACAGAGTTGGGTGTGGCTGCGGACTCCGTGCGTTCCCTGCTGAGGGGAACATTGGTCGTGGCCTACAACGCCCGGCAGCCAGCACATTGGTGGGCTGCCTGGAATTTCCGCCACTCCAACGAGGACTTCCAATTCCTGCTCGAAGGGCCGGGCAGGAACCGGCTTCAGCGAGGTCATATCTTGCCGTGGATGGACGGCCTTGTGAATCCCTTCCGCGCCACGGTGCCGCCCCTGGGACACGTACCGGACGCAGACAGAACCGGCGGTGTCGCGGTGCTGAGGTCCTTCCTGCGCGAGGGGATGTCGGAGAGAGCGGGCAAGCCACAGCCCTCCGCAATCGACTTCAGCCGTATGCTCGACTCTCTCGATCAGACGGTCTCGTTTGTCATGCAGGTTCAACCTCTGACGAACGGCAACGCACGGCAGCCGGTAAGTCTGGGCATGCTCGCCCGGGCACTGGGCTACGAGCACCAGCAGCCCAACGTCCGCTTCGAATTCCGCAGCGTGCTTGCCGAGGTGCTACGCCGCGGGGTAGTCCTCACCGACAACCGCCGACTACCGCTAGTACGACACTTTCCGCTAGCAGCCCTGGGAGCGCCGGTCGATCTGCGCGACGGCAGTGGCGTGGCCGCTGAGCTGTTCCGACTGAAGAACGGAGACCGGAACCAGCAGCAGCGCTTTGAACAGGCTAGGGAAATCTTCACCGGCATCACTGGGCTTTCCCTGCACCTGCGCAGTGTGCCAGCCGACGACTCCACTCTCTCCATCGACATCCTCGTCGGGGAAGACCGCCAGGCCCGTATCGCCCAGTTCGCAGGTGCTGGCATCCAGGAGGCGCTCCTGCTGGCCGCTCTGCTCGCTGGCGAACCGGGGCAGGTCGTCGTGCTGGACGAGCCCGCAGTGAATCTGCATCCCACAATGCAGCGGCGTCTTGCCCGCCGCCTTGCGGATGTCCACGGCATCGTCATCACGCACAGCCCGGACCTGATCATGTGCTCCAGCATCAATGATCTGGATCGTGTCGTCCGGCTCACTCCGCACCTCGACGGAACCCGGGTTGCCACCCTTTCCGCTCACAACAAAGGGCGGCTTGGGGAGTGGCTGCAGAACCTGCTGCTGACCGATGTGCGGGCGCTGCTGTTCGCCTCCGCGGTCATCTTGTGTGAAGGCTCCACCGAACTAGGCGCGCTCGGGCGCTGGTGGCAGGACGGTGCAGCTGGACTAGATGATCCACAGGGCGCCAACATCTCCCTGATCGACGTCAGCGGCGACAACAACTTTGGCGGCTACGTCAACTATTTGGAAGCGTTCCAGATCCCTTGGGCGGCCGTGGCTGACGGTCCCGCATTTGTGCCGACCAGCGGGCTCAGCAAGCAACTCGCCAAGCTGGGGCTGGCACCCTCTGACAGGCGCCCTGACGATGACGAGGTCTTCCAGGCATGGCTGGAGTACTGGAACCGCGTCGGCGTCTTCACCGTCGCGGACACCTTTGGCAGGGATCCAGACAAGTCCGGCGAGTTCGAGGCATTCCTGGTGCGCCTTGACGAAACCCTACTGGAACAGACTCGCGCCACTCACCGTACGAGCAAGCCACGCATCGGTGCCGCCTTCGCCGCCGCCCACCCCGACATACCCGACGAGATTGCCGGCCTTTACCAACAGATCCGCGATCATCTCGCATCCCGAACCGGCGCACCACGGGCTCAGTGA
- a CDS encoding L-serine ammonia-lyase, whose protein sequence is MAISVFDLFSIGIGPSSSHTVGPMRAAGLFARRLKNEGLIAHTVSVRAELFGSLGATGHGHGTPKAVLLGLAGDSPRTVDVENADAEAERIRTSGRLNLLGMHDIAFDADTDLVLHRRKALPYHPNGMTVHAFDADGGTLLEKTYYSVGGGFVVDEDAAAEDRIKLDDTVLKHPFRTGDELLRLSRETGLSISALMLDNEKAWRTEDEIRAGLLEIWQVMQACVARGMSREGILPGGLKVRRRAAHSARQLRAEGDRQAHAMEWLTLYAMAVNEENAAGGRVVTAPTNGAAGIIPAVLHYYMNFAAGGATDREKDDNVVRFLLAAGAIGMLFKENASISGAEVGCQGEVGSACSMAAGALAEVLGGSPEQVENAAEIGMEHNLGLTCDPVGGLVQIPCIERNGMAAVKAVTAAKMALRGDGSHKVSLDKVIKTMKETGADMSVKYKETARGGLAVNIIEC, encoded by the coding sequence GTGGCCATCTCGGTCTTCGACCTGTTCTCGATCGGTATCGGCCCTTCGAGTTCCCATACGGTCGGCCCGATGCGCGCGGCGGGCCTGTTCGCCCGCCGGCTCAAGAACGAGGGCCTCATCGCCCACACCGTCTCCGTACGGGCCGAACTCTTCGGCTCGCTCGGCGCGACCGGCCACGGCCACGGCACCCCCAAGGCGGTCCTGCTCGGCCTGGCGGGCGATTCGCCCCGTACGGTCGACGTGGAGAACGCGGACGCCGAGGCGGAACGTATCCGCACCAGCGGCAGGCTCAATCTGCTCGGCATGCACGACATCGCCTTCGACGCAGACACCGACCTGGTGCTGCACCGCCGCAAGGCGCTCCCGTACCACCCGAACGGTATGACGGTGCACGCCTTCGACGCCGACGGCGGGACGCTGCTGGAGAAGACGTACTACTCGGTGGGCGGCGGCTTCGTCGTGGACGAGGACGCGGCGGCCGAGGACCGCATCAAGCTGGACGACACCGTGCTGAAGCACCCCTTCCGCACCGGTGACGAGCTGCTGCGGCTCTCCCGGGAGACCGGCCTGTCGATCTCGGCCCTGATGCTGGACAACGAGAAGGCCTGGCGCACGGAGGACGAGATCCGGGCGGGGCTGCTGGAGATCTGGCAGGTCATGCAGGCCTGCGTGGCGCGCGGGATGTCCCGCGAGGGGATACTCCCCGGCGGCCTGAAGGTCCGCCGCCGGGCCGCCCACTCCGCCCGCCAGCTACGCGCCGAGGGCGACCGCCAGGCGCACGCCATGGAGTGGCTGACGCTCTACGCGATGGCGGTGAACGAGGAGAACGCGGCCGGCGGGCGGGTCGTCACGGCCCCCACCAACGGCGCGGCGGGCATCATCCCGGCGGTCCTGCACTACTACATGAACTTCGCGGCGGGCGGCGCGACGGACCGCGAGAAGGACGACAACGTGGTCCGCTTCCTCCTCGCCGCCGGCGCCATCGGCATGCTCTTCAAGGAGAACGCCTCCATCTCCGGCGCCGAGGTCGGCTGCCAGGGCGAGGTCGGCTCGGCCTGCTCCATGGCGGCGGGCGCCCTGGCGGAGGTGCTGGGCGGCAGCCCCGAACAGGTCGAGAACGCGGCGGAGATCGGCATGGAACACAACCTGGGCCTGACCTGCGACCCGGTCGGCGGCCTGGTCCAGATCCCGTGCATCGAACGCAACGGCATGGCGGCGGTGAAGGCGGTCACGGCGGCGAAGATGGCCCTGCGCGGCGACGGCAGCCACAAGGTCTCGCTGGACAAGGTCATCAAGACGATGAAGGAGACCGGCGCGGACATGTCGGTCAAATACAAGGAGACAGCCCGCGGCGGCCTGGCGGTCAACATCATCGAGTGCTGA
- the glyA gene encoding serine hydroxymethyltransferase has protein sequence MSSKSLLNTSLHELDPDVAAAVDAELDRQQSTLEMIASENFAPVAVMEAQGSVLTNKYAEGYPGRRYYGGCEHVDVIEQIAIDRVKALFGAEHANVQPHSGAQANAAAMFALLKPGDTIMGLNLAHGGHLTHGMKINFSGKLYNVVPYHVDATSGQVDMAEVERLAKESRPQLIVAGWSAYPRQLDFAAFRRIADEVGAYLMVDMAHFAGLVAAGLHPNPVPHAHVVTTTTHKTLGGPRGGVILSTQELAKKINSAVFPGQQGGPLEHVIAAKAVSFKVAASDEFKERQQRTLDGARILAERLVQDDVTEHGVSVLSGGTDVHLVLVDLRNSELDGQQAEDRLHEVGITVNRNAVPNDPRPPMVTSGLRIGTPALATRGFTAEDFTEVADIIAAALKPEFDRAALSARVSALAAKHPLYPSL, from the coding sequence ATGTCTTCGAAGTCGCTCCTCAACACCTCGCTCCACGAGCTCGACCCGGACGTCGCCGCCGCTGTCGACGCCGAGCTGGACCGCCAGCAGTCCACCCTCGAAATGATCGCGTCGGAGAACTTCGCCCCGGTCGCCGTCATGGAGGCCCAGGGCTCGGTCCTGACCAACAAGTACGCCGAGGGCTACCCGGGCCGCCGCTACTACGGCGGCTGTGAGCACGTGGACGTGATCGAGCAGATCGCGATCGACCGCGTCAAGGCGCTGTTCGGCGCCGAGCACGCCAATGTGCAGCCGCACTCGGGCGCGCAGGCCAACGCGGCGGCGATGTTCGCGCTGCTGAAGCCGGGCGACACGATCATGGGTCTGAACCTCGCCCACGGCGGGCACCTGACCCACGGCATGAAGATCAACTTCTCCGGCAAGCTCTACAACGTCGTGCCGTACCACGTGGACGCCACGAGCGGCCAGGTCGACATGGCCGAGGTCGAGCGCCTCGCCAAGGAGTCGCGTCCGCAGCTCATCGTGGCCGGCTGGTCCGCGTACCCGCGCCAGCTGGACTTCGCGGCGTTCCGGCGGATCGCCGACGAGGTCGGCGCGTACCTGATGGTCGACATGGCGCACTTCGCGGGTCTGGTCGCCGCCGGGCTGCACCCCAACCCGGTGCCGCACGCGCACGTCGTCACCACGACCACGCACAAGACCCTCGGCGGCCCGCGCGGCGGCGTGATCCTGTCCACCCAGGAGCTGGCCAAGAAGATCAACTCCGCGGTCTTCCCCGGCCAGCAGGGCGGTCCGCTGGAGCATGTCATCGCGGCGAAGGCCGTCTCCTTCAAGGTCGCGGCATCGGACGAGTTCAAGGAGCGCCAGCAGCGCACCCTGGACGGCGCCCGGATCCTGGCCGAGCGGCTGGTCCAGGACGACGTCACGGAGCACGGCGTCTCCGTGCTGTCCGGCGGCACCGACGTCCATCTGGTCCTCGTCGACCTGCGGAACTCGGAGCTGGACGGCCAGCAGGCGGAAGACCGGCTGCACGAGGTCGGCATCACGGTCAACCGCAACGCGGTCCCGAACGACCCGCGCCCCCCGATGGTCACGTCCGGTCTGCGGATCGGCACCCCGGCGCTCGCCACCCGCGGCTTCACCGCCGAGGACTTCACCGAGGTCGCCGACATCATCGCGGCGGCGCTGAAGCCGGAGTTCGACCGTGCGGCGCTGTCCGCCCGGGTCTCGGCGCTCGCGGCGAAGCACCCGCTGTACCCCTCCCTCTGA
- the gcvH gene encoding glycine cleavage system protein GcvH, translated as MSNPQQLRYSKEHEWLTTVEDGVSTVGITEFAANALGDVVYVQLPEVGDTVTAGETCGELESTKSVSDLYAPVTGEVTETNQSVVDDPSLVNTAPFEGGWLFKVRVAEEPGDLLSADEYTEFSGN; from the coding sequence ATGAGCAACCCCCAGCAGCTGCGCTACAGCAAGGAGCACGAGTGGCTGACGACCGTCGAGGACGGCGTGTCGACAGTCGGTATCACCGAGTTCGCGGCCAACGCGCTCGGCGATGTCGTGTACGTCCAGCTCCCTGAGGTCGGTGACACGGTGACCGCGGGCGAGACCTGCGGCGAGCTGGAGTCGACCAAGTCGGTCAGCGATCTCTACGCGCCGGTGACCGGCGAGGTCACCGAGACGAACCAGAGCGTCGTGGACGACCCCTCGCTGGTGAACACCGCTCCCTTCGAGGGCGGCTGGCTGTTCAAGGTGCGCGTCGCCGAAGAGCCGGGCGATCTGCTCAGCGCCGACGAGTACACGGAATTTTCCGGCAACTGA
- the gcvT gene encoding glycine cleavage system aminomethyltransferase GcvT, translating into MSPSPRRTALDATHRALGATMTDFAGWDMPLRYGSERDEHTAVRTKAGLFDLSHMGEITVSGPAAGQLLDYALVGNIGAVAVGRARYTMICQEDGGILDDLIVYRLADETYLVVANASNAQTVLDALTGRAAGFDAEVRDDRDAYALLAIQGPESSGILKQLTDADLDGLKYYAGLPGTVAGVRALIARTGYTGEDGFELFLAPADAERVWQALTEAGAGAGLVPCGLSCRDTLRLEAGMPLYGNELTASLTPFDAGLGRVVKFEKTSNGGDFVGRMALATAVELTAVAPPRKLVGLIAEGRRVPRAGYHVVVGGAVVGEVTSGAPSPTLGRPIAMAYVDAAHAEPGAKGVGVDIRGSHEPYEVVALPFYKRQK; encoded by the coding sequence ATGAGCCCTTCCCCCCGCCGCACCGCCCTCGACGCCACGCACCGCGCGCTGGGCGCCACCATGACCGACTTCGCCGGCTGGGACATGCCGCTGCGGTACGGCAGCGAGCGCGACGAGCACACCGCGGTCCGTACGAAGGCCGGCCTCTTCGACCTCTCCCACATGGGTGAGATCACCGTCTCGGGCCCGGCGGCGGGTCAGCTCCTCGACTACGCGCTGGTCGGCAACATCGGCGCCGTGGCCGTGGGCCGCGCCCGCTACACGATGATCTGCCAGGAGGACGGCGGCATCCTGGACGACCTGATCGTCTACCGCCTCGCCGACGAGACGTATCTGGTCGTCGCGAACGCGTCCAACGCGCAGACCGTCCTCGACGCGCTGACCGGGCGCGCCGCCGGGTTCGACGCCGAGGTGCGCGACGACCGCGACGCGTACGCGCTGCTCGCGATCCAGGGCCCGGAGTCCTCCGGCATCCTCAAGCAGCTGACCGACGCCGACCTCGACGGGCTGAAGTACTACGCGGGGCTGCCCGGCACCGTGGCCGGGGTGCGGGCGCTGATCGCCCGTACCGGCTACACCGGCGAGGACGGCTTCGAGCTGTTCCTGGCCCCCGCCGACGCCGAGCGGGTGTGGCAGGCGCTGACCGAGGCGGGCGCGGGCGCCGGTCTCGTACCGTGCGGCCTCTCCTGCCGCGACACGCTCCGGCTCGAAGCGGGCATGCCGCTCTACGGCAACGAGCTGACCGCGAGCCTCACCCCGTTCGACGCGGGTCTCGGCAGGGTGGTCAAGTTCGAGAAGACCTCCAACGGCGGAGATTTCGTCGGCCGGATGGCGCTCGCGACCGCCGTCGAGCTGACCGCCGTCGCGCCGCCGCGCAAACTGGTCGGGCTGATCGCCGAGGGCCGCAGGGTGCCGCGCGCCGGCTACCACGTCGTCGTGGGCGGCGCGGTCGTGGGCGAGGTCACGTCCGGCGCGCCCTCCCCGACGCTGGGCAGGCCGATCGCCATGGCGTACGTCGACGCGGCCCACGCCGAGCCCGGCGCCAAGGGCGTCGGGGTCGACATCCGCGGCTCGCACGAGCCGTACGAGGTCGTGGCGCTGCCGTTCTACAAGCGTCAGAAGTGA
- a CDS encoding AAA family ATPase, whose protein sequence is MTVQRSEVTDEYVPARARVPVVPAPAGAVTPPVPAGPVRDLRARGGRVPGGLVFAPGDVIVVSGLPGSGKSTLIRRTAASGAIDSQDARDRWARRLPGPLPYALYRPLVRIAHYAGLRRALRSGESVVVHDCGTQTWVRRWLAREARRRGRRLHLVLLDVPPEVAREGQRERGRGVSGYAFARHRRAVRGLLTGAEAGKLPPGCATAVLLDRAAAGALGSIAFTAPVPPGQSRS, encoded by the coding sequence ATGACGGTGCAGCGCTCAGAGGTGACGGACGAGTACGTGCCCGCGCGGGCACGCGTCCCGGTGGTGCCGGCGCCCGCCGGGGCCGTGACGCCCCCGGTGCCCGCGGGGCCCGTCCGGGATTTACGCGCCAGGGGCGGCCGGGTGCCGGGCGGCCTGGTCTTCGCCCCGGGGGACGTGATCGTGGTGTCCGGGCTGCCCGGCAGCGGCAAGTCGACCCTGATCCGGCGTACGGCGGCGAGCGGCGCCATCGACTCCCAGGACGCCAGGGACCGCTGGGCGCGCCGGCTGCCGGGACCGCTGCCGTACGCGCTCTACCGCCCGCTGGTCAGGATCGCCCACTACGCGGGGCTGCGCCGCGCGCTGCGCTCGGGCGAGAGCGTCGTCGTGCACGACTGCGGCACCCAGACCTGGGTACGGCGCTGGCTGGCCCGCGAGGCCCGCAGGCGCGGCCGGCGCCTGCATCTCGTCCTGCTGGACGTACCGCCCGAGGTGGCCCGGGAGGGGCAGCGCGAGCGCGGCCGTGGAGTCTCCGGCTACGCCTTCGCCCGGCACCGCCGCGCGGTGCGCGGGCTGCTGACGGGCGCCGAGGCGGGCAAGCTGCCGCCCGGCTGCGCCACGGCGGTGCTGCTGGACAGGGCCGCGGCGGGCGCGCTCGGCAGCATCGCGTTCACCGCCCCCGTCCCACCAGGGCAGTCACGGAGTTAG